In Acidobacteriota bacterium, the following proteins share a genomic window:
- a CDS encoding TolC family protein, with amino-acid sequence MNLENKSRRWLTGATSLVLVGLLLAGCKGIPTKAEKAARRQAEAAASGYRPHGEKPALPELTGESGLSNYLAFALLNQPKVEAAYYDWLASIERITQARSLPDPQLTFQMDIQNIVTSVMPGLMGTIPWPDKLRVGAQIASAESQSRYFTFQSAALASAFDVKRAYYQLYFLAEKIRVDRETLQLLSDVEKSARAQNEVGKATLQDVLRAQIEQDSLKTEIANLDDSRSALMAQFKAALGLGGTDPEPPMPGRFESTALDLSGDQVFETALAQNTQLKAMAADVRAAEASITLAKRSRLPDFSLGLMADVKMNPTLYRPLGTVSLPIWRDKIAAQIAEAQAGKRSAQARLSDEQIQLAVDVTERMYLYREATRNLEVLNDQLVPKALKSLEVARASYLSGQTEFINVIDAERTLLGFQLDKVEVAAQREVVLAELSLIVRGMPPTGAAMGGSVSSNTPKSAQPSMSKKSRGGM; translated from the coding sequence ATGAATTTAGAAAATAAATCCCGCCGCTGGCTCACTGGCGCAACCAGTCTTGTGCTCGTTGGTTTGCTGCTGGCCGGTTGCAAAGGCATTCCCACGAAAGCCGAGAAGGCCGCACGCCGTCAGGCGGAGGCGGCGGCGAGCGGCTACCGCCCGCATGGTGAAAAACCCGCGTTACCTGAACTGACCGGCGAGTCCGGCTTGAGCAACTATCTCGCGTTCGCACTGCTCAACCAGCCCAAGGTGGAAGCGGCTTACTACGATTGGCTGGCATCCATTGAACGCATCACCCAGGCGCGGTCGCTGCCTGACCCGCAGTTGACGTTTCAAATGGACATTCAAAACATTGTCACGTCTGTGATGCCCGGCCTGATGGGAACGATTCCGTGGCCGGACAAGCTGCGAGTTGGCGCGCAGATCGCGTCGGCGGAAAGCCAATCCCGGTATTTCACGTTTCAATCAGCGGCGCTCGCGAGCGCTTTCGACGTGAAGCGCGCCTATTACCAGCTCTATTTCCTTGCAGAAAAAATCCGCGTTGATCGCGAGACGTTGCAACTATTGAGCGACGTGGAGAAATCCGCCCGCGCCCAAAACGAAGTCGGCAAAGCCACCTTGCAGGACGTGCTGCGCGCCCAAATCGAACAAGACAGCCTCAAAACAGAAATCGCCAATCTCGACGACTCGCGCAGCGCGCTCATGGCGCAATTCAAAGCCGCGCTAGGCTTGGGCGGGACTGACCCCGAACCACCGATGCCCGGACGATTCGAGTCCACCGCGCTGGACCTTTCCGGCGATCAGGTGTTTGAAACGGCCTTGGCGCAAAACACCCAACTCAAGGCGATGGCGGCTGACGTGCGCGCTGCCGAAGCCTCGATCACCTTGGCCAAACGGTCGCGCTTGCCGGATTTCAGCCTCGGCTTGATGGCGGACGTGAAGATGAATCCCACGCTCTATCGTCCGCTCGGCACAGTGTCGCTTCCCATCTGGCGCGACAAAATCGCGGCACAAATCGCCGAAGCGCAGGCCGGCAAGCGTTCCGCGCAGGCGCGTTTGTCCGACGAACAGATCCAACTGGCGGTGGACGTGACCGAACGGATGTATCTCTATCGCGAGGCCACACGTAATTTGGAGGTCTTGAACGATCAGCTTGTGCCCAAGGCGCTGAAGTCGCTGGAAGTCGCGCGGGCCAGTTACCTGTCCGGGCAGACGGAGTTCATCAACGTGATTGATGCCGAGCGCACGTTGCTCGGCTTCCAGTTGGACAAGGTGGAAGTCGCCGCGCAACGCGAAGTGGTTTTGGCGGAACTGTCCTTGATCGTCCGTGGAATGCCCCCGACAGGCGCGGCAATGGGCGGCAGCGTTAGCAGCAACACCCCAAAGAGCGCGCAGCCTTCCATGAGCAAAAAGAGTCGGGGCGGAATGTAA